TTTGTTCGTGAAGATAAGGGGTGAGTTCCCGAACAAATTGAACGAGGTTTTCTTTATCCTTCAAATAAACATTCTCAAAATCAATATTAATTCCATCTAGCTTATACATGGAGGCATATTGCACAAGCTGTCTCACCATTTTACTTCTCGTTTCATATGTCGCTAAGGCTGTAGTTGTAATGTCTGGGTCAAAGTTGTTACTGAACAATCCCCATACTTGATAGCCCTGCTGATGTGCCCATTCAACATAAGGCAAGCTTGCTTTTGACGAGATTTCTCCTTCTCCATTCACTAGGTCAAACCATGTCGGGGATACAACATGAAGTCCTGGCATTGGAGAGATCTTGGAGTGATCTGGATTACGGCTAACTACGTGTTCCCAGGTCAAATTAATCTTTCCTCCCAATGGACTCCAAGGAATTCGCTTCTTATCTTCCACTTCAAGGGTTATCTGGGTTATTCCTTCGAGTTGGACATCCTTCTTATCAAGATAGCCCACAAGCCCATCTAAAGTCTGTACATAATACCAGCCCTTTTCTTCCCCAAATATGTGAACTTTCGCTTCTTGTCCTAGCTCAATCACGTAAGGTGCTTGGGTGGATGGCTCTTGCCTCACAAAGTAAGTAAGCTCAACTTTCTCTGGCTGTACAACAGTCTCTCCTACTTGGATCATGTCTCCAGACTTTTCGAGGATAGCTACTCCCGTGTTCGTTAAGCTCTGTAGACGGATACCATAAATATTCTCTAAGGGACTAACAGGAATATACTTTACTCCATTAACATCTTCCACCGGTACACGTATAGAGAAGGGTTGTCCGTTGACAAAAGCTTCAACCTGGCCCTCCGGAAAAGTCAATACTTTATCTTTTGTGGTAATCACGACAGCTTTTGTCTGTTCGTCCCAGAAAATATTGGGATCTATATTCTCCTTGATATAATTCATAGAGAAGTAGTGTTCATTATTCACTACACGAACATCTTCTTCCTGCAGCAGGACCCCTTGATAGGTAACGGGATGCTCTCTTCCCGAAAATGATTCTACTTGGGTTGAATTGCTCCACTGATCTTGATACCACAGAATTCCAACGATACCTAAACCAAGGATAACGGTGGCCATAAGCAAAAATAAGACCCAGCGGGCAGGACCTCCACCGGTTCGCCTTCGTGTCCTGTAATTTGTTTGTAATTCCATTTCAGTTCTCCTAAAAATAAAATGAACCGAAAAAATCCGATGATGTTGGAGTTCTTCCGGTTCTTAAAGTTAACATTGTTTATTGCTTATACTCTGTCTTGCACAACTCACACGTACCATAAAACTCCAGTCTATGCGAGGAGATTGCAAACCCCGTAGACCTCTCGGCTTCTTCCTCAAGCTCAACTAGCGGCTCATAATCAAAATCGACAATCCTGCCACAGGACGAGCAAATGCAATGATAGTGATCGCTTGTATTTCCATCAAAACGACTGGAAGAATCTCCATACGTAAGTTCCCTAACAAGTCCTGCATCCTTAAAGACCTTCAGGTTGTTATAGACTGTAGCTACACTCATATTAGGAAATTGGGATTCCAGTACCTTGTATATCTCATCGGCTGTTGGATGACTTAACGTCTCCATTAAGAAGGATAGGATTGCATAACGCTGTGGTGTCATCCGGATCCCTGTATCTTTCAATTTTTGAACCGCTATCTCTAGTCGATCAGCAGACATCACGTGCACCTCTCTAATCATTACCCTTAACGGAAGAATGGATCTCCTCCTTTAAGTGTAATGACTAGGCCATACGATTGTCAATAATCTAAACCGTTTGTCTTAAACTTGTAAGGTGGGCTCTGCCTTTCCCATCCCCTGATTAACAAAGCGAGCCGCCACGAAAAGAAAATCAGACAAGCGATTCAAATACTTGACGACTGTAGGATTTACCTCTTCTTCCCTAGAGATGGCAATCGCGTTGCGCTCCGCTCGCCGAGCTATCGTTCTGGCTGCGTGTAAAGCTGCACCCGCCTGGGTCCCTCCAGGCAACACAAAGTTTGTCAGCGCCGGCAGTTCCTCATCCATTTTATCAATTTGCTGCTCTAGATACGTTACATCCTCTTCTTGTATTGGCCAACCTACCTTCTTGCCCACCGGTGTCGCCAGCTCGGCCCCTACGTGAAAGAGCTTCGTCTGAACGACATGGAACGTCTCCAACAGCTCCGTCCACTGATCATCTTTCGGTAAAAAAGAAATAGCGAGCCCAATCATCGAATTAGCCTCATCACAAGTTCCGTAGGCTTCTACTCTCGCAGAATGCTTTGAAACTCTTTGGCCGTAAACTAGACTGGTTTCGCCTTTATCTCCAGATTTCGTATAGATCTTCATCTTCTATCTCTCTCCTCTGCTGTAACGATTGCGATAATTAATAAATTAGGTAGGCAGGACGGGTTAACAGGAGAAACTCCGGTTATAGTCCCGCCCGATTTGCCTAATCTCTTATTTCATTTGTTCTGATCTTTTCTATTTGCAAATTTATACAATGCATAACATGAAGAAAAGGAGCTCACAAGAATTAATACAGACCAAAAAGCAAAGTTCCACTCAGACATGCCTGCAACCCCCTCCCCCATCGGTCAGTTCGCTTTAGGAGGATCTTCTTTACCCGGGTCATCCTTATTCTTCTGTTTTTTTTTACGATATTCATCTAAGAGCTTCTGTAAAATTTCATCAGAAACCTCGACAAAGTAGTCCAACTCTTTCATGGTGACCAGGCAATTGTTCTGTCCATCAATTGTTGTGAAGCGAAAAAGAATTCTCCCACCATGGAGAATATCTGCTACTTCCCAAACAAATTTGGTCCCCGTCTTAAAGCGTTTACCACGACCGTATGTGGGTTCAAAGGGTCGAAAATTCTCAACGACCCACATATGCATAGCCTCCCTTTGATACATGTTATGCAGGGAGATGTGCAAATTTTCTATCTATTTGTAAATTCCACACTTGTTAAGAGCCTGCTCCACGATAGTTCTTAACCCCAAGATTCCATACAAAAAGTCCGATTCCAAAGAATATGAGCCCCATCACTGGAGTTAACCAGACATAGGTATACAGCTCTTCTCTCCCTAAGAAATAGG
The Ammoniphilus sp. CFH 90114 DNA segment above includes these coding regions:
- a CDS encoding glycosyl hydrolase family 18 protein, with protein sequence MELQTNYRTRRRTGGGPARWVLFLLMATVILGLGIVGILWYQDQWSNSTQVESFSGREHPVTYQGVLLQEEDVRVVNNEHYFSMNYIKENIDPNIFWDEQTKAVVITTKDKVLTFPEGQVEAFVNGQPFSIRVPVEDVNGVKYIPVSPLENIYGIRLQSLTNTGVAILEKSGDMIQVGETVVQPEKVELTYFVRQEPSTQAPYVIELGQEAKVHIFGEEKGWYYVQTLDGLVGYLDKKDVQLEGITQITLEVEDKKRIPWSPLGGKINLTWEHVVSRNPDHSKISPMPGLHVVSPTWFDLVNGEGEISSKASLPYVEWAHQQGYQVWGLFSNNFDPDITTTALATYETRSKMVRQLVQYASMYKLDGINIDFENVYLKDKENLVQFVRELTPYLHEQNLVVSMDVTIKSTSERWSMFYDRARLAQTVDYMIVMTYDEHWASSPVAGSVASLPWVEKGLQGVLEEVPASKLLLGVPYYTRLWKEETDPSTGKVRVTSKAITMDTTDKWIKERNLTPGYDEKSGQMYVEYKDQADGATYKIWIEDEMSMKKRTELVKKYNLAGIASWRRGFEKPGIWNAIAETLEKKP
- a CDS encoding Fur family transcriptional regulator; protein product: MSADRLEIAVQKLKDTGIRMTPQRYAILSFLMETLSHPTADEIYKVLESQFPNMSVATVYNNLKVFKDAGLVRELTYGDSSSRFDGNTSDHYHCICSSCGRIVDFDYEPLVELEEEAERSTGFAISSHRLEFYGTCELCKTEYKQ
- a CDS encoding cob(I)yrinic acid a,c-diamide adenosyltransferase; translated protein: MKIYTKSGDKGETSLVYGQRVSKHSARVEAYGTCDEANSMIGLAISFLPKDDQWTELLETFHVVQTKLFHVGAELATPVGKKVGWPIQEEDVTYLEQQIDKMDEELPALTNFVLPGGTQAGAALHAARTIARRAERNAIAISREEEVNPTVVKYLNRLSDFLFVAARFVNQGMGKAEPTLQV